A genomic window from Montipora capricornis isolate CH-2021 chromosome 8, ASM3666992v2, whole genome shotgun sequence includes:
- the LOC138013454 gene encoding uncharacterized protein isoform X1, translating into MAEITKLSEDVRRKRWKFIGHIMRKESNNDCRIALTWAPERRRKRGRPRTTWRRMAEREREKAGWKNWSEVQVAATEMVGGIVLRPCVPRGKKKIGNSPKDNCGEVEAIAAMERCIKDIQKWMKESKLQLNTDKTELLLIGTKQQLQKINMSTLCVGNDLIKPSKEVKNLGVWLDPSLTMNTHINKTCSIAFYHLYNLRRIRKYLSQESVEVLIHTLIYSRIDYCNSLYLGLPEYQIQKIQRVQNAAARLVYNAGKYCHITPLLFKLHWLPIRERILFKILLITYKAVHGHAPNYIKELIKFKKPGKYNLRSNSDNLLLEIEKLKTYTTLGDRAFQVAAPKLWNNLPFNIRSSLFLPSFKKALKTYLFREAFP; encoded by the exons ATGGCTGAGATAACAAAACTCAGTGAGGACGTGCGAAGGAAAAGATGGAAATTCATCGGCCACATCATGAGGAAAGAATCAAACAATGACTGCAGAATTGCATTAACCTGGGCCCCAGAGAGGCGGCGAAAACGGGGAAGACCAAGGACAACATGGAGAAGGATGgcggagagagaaagagaaaaagcgGGATGGAAGAACTGGAGTGAGGTACAAGTGGCAGCGACAGAGATGGTTGGCGGGATTGTGTTGAGGCCTTGTGTTCCACGTGGCAAGAAGAAgataggtaacag TCCCAAGGACAATTGTGGAGAGGTTGAGGCCATAGCGGCTATGGAACGATGCATTAAAGATATACAGAAATGGATGAAGGAGTCCAAACTACAACTTAACACTGACAAGACGGAGCTGCTACTAATTGGCACGAAGCAacaacttcagaaaataaatatgTCCACATTATGTGTTGGTAACGACTTGATAAAGCCTAGCAAAGAAGTCAAGAACTTGGGGGTGTGGCTAGACCCATCCTTGACAATGAACACACATATCAATAAGACTTGTAGTATtgcattttatcatttgtaTAATCTTCGTAGAATACGAAAATATTTATCACAAGAATCGGTGGAAGTTCTTATCcatacattaatttacagtagAATTGACTACTGTAATAGTCTATATCTAGGTTTACCTGAGTATCAAATccaaaaaattcaaagagtACAGAATGCCGCAGCTAGGCTTGTATATAATGCCGGTAAATATTGTCACATAACACCTTTACTGTTTaaacttcattggctgcctATTCGTGAACGCATATTATTTAAGATTCTTTTAATTACGTATAAGGCTGTTCATGGGCATGCCCCTAATTATatcaaagagttaattaaatttaaGAAGCCTGGAAAATACAACCTTAGGTCAAATAGTGACAATTTACTATtagaaatagaaaaattgaaaacatataCTACTCTTGGAGACCGCGCATTTCAAGTCGCCGCTCCAAAACTATGGAATAACCTACCATTTAATATTAGAAGTTCATTATTTTTACCATCTTTTAAGAAAGCACTTAAGACGTATCTTTTTAGAGAAGCATTTCCTTAA
- the LOC138013454 gene encoding uncharacterized protein isoform X2, producing MAPEILLENKMSTAFTVEDLKAIDVWAMGMVFFMLLNPNLKHPFSAGNVCKKRNPHTTPSISPKDNCGEVEAIAAMERCIKDIQKWMKESKLQLNTDKTELLLIGTKQQLQKINMSTLCVGNDLIKPSKEVKNLGVWLDPSLTMNTHINKTCSIAFYHLYNLRRIRKYLSQESVEVLIHTLIYSRIDYCNSLYLGLPEYQIQKIQRVQNAAARLVYNAGKYCHITPLLFKLHWLPIRERILFKILLITYKAVHGHAPNYIKELIKFKKPGKYNLRSNSDNLLLEIEKLKTYTTLGDRAFQVAAPKLWNNLPFNIRSSLFLPSFKKALKTYLFREAFP from the exons ATGGCCCCAGAGATATTGTTAGAAAATAAGATGTCGACAGCATTTACTGTGGAAGACCTGAAAGCCATAGACGTGTGGGCAATGGGGATGGTGTTTTTCATGCTTCTTAACCCAAACCTCAAGCATCCTTTTTCAGCCGGAAATGTCTGCAAAAAGAGAAACCCACACACGACACCAAGTATCAG TCCCAAGGACAATTGTGGAGAGGTTGAGGCCATAGCGGCTATGGAACGATGCATTAAAGATATACAGAAATGGATGAAGGAGTCCAAACTACAACTTAACACTGACAAGACGGAGCTGCTACTAATTGGCACGAAGCAacaacttcagaaaataaatatgTCCACATTATGTGTTGGTAACGACTTGATAAAGCCTAGCAAAGAAGTCAAGAACTTGGGGGTGTGGCTAGACCCATCCTTGACAATGAACACACATATCAATAAGACTTGTAGTATtgcattttatcatttgtaTAATCTTCGTAGAATACGAAAATATTTATCACAAGAATCGGTGGAAGTTCTTATCcatacattaatttacagtagAATTGACTACTGTAATAGTCTATATCTAGGTTTACCTGAGTATCAAATccaaaaaattcaaagagtACAGAATGCCGCAGCTAGGCTTGTATATAATGCCGGTAAATATTGTCACATAACACCTTTACTGTTTaaacttcattggctgcctATTCGTGAACGCATATTATTTAAGATTCTTTTAATTACGTATAAGGCTGTTCATGGGCATGCCCCTAATTATatcaaagagttaattaaatttaaGAAGCCTGGAAAATACAACCTTAGGTCAAATAGTGACAATTTACTATtagaaatagaaaaattgaaaacatataCTACTCTTGGAGACCGCGCATTTCAAGTCGCCGCTCCAAAACTATGGAATAACCTACCATTTAATATTAGAAGTTCATTATTTTTACCATCTTTTAAGAAAGCACTTAAGACGTATCTTTTTAGAGAAGCATTTCCTTAA